From the Helicobacter mustelae genome, the window TTTCACTCAGCACCTCAAGGATGTTCGCTCTAAGGTTGTGGATCTGCAAAAAAAAGCATCAGATGATTTAGAGATTCGAGTCAAGGAAATCAATGACATTGGTGCGCATATCGCCAAGCTCAATAAAGAAATCAAGGTGATGGAGGACAAAGAAATCTATAAGCGGGCCAATACGCTGCGCGATCAACGCGACGAATTGGAATTCAAGATGCGTGAACTTCTTGGTGGGAATGTCTTCAAAGATAAATTAGCTAGTCAGGGCAGGTTGGATCGCGATTCTGCGGATTTTGATGAGGATTATTTGTTTAGTATTGGCAGGGGGTTAAACATCGTGGATGGAGGTACTTTCCATCCTATTGTTTTGCAGAAGGATAATAATTCTGCTGGTCTTAATCGCGTCTATTTGCAAGGTTATGATTTCAAACCCATTGAAATTACGGATAAGTTGGTATCTGGGAAGATTGGAGCGTTGATTGACCTGTATAATGATGGGCACAATGGCACCAAGGTGGGAAAATTTCAAAATTATATCAACATGCTAGATACCTTTGCAAGGAGCTTCATTGAGGCGAGCAATGCGATTTATGCCCAAAGTGCCACGCATAGGATTGAGAGTGCACCCCTAGAACTTGAGGATAATGTCGCATTTGGGGATACCAATTACAACCTCAAGCAGGGCAGCTTTGATCTTGTAGTCTATGATGCAGATGGCAATGAAGTCGTAAAAAAAAGTGTCCAAATCAGTGACATTACCACCATGCGCGATGTGGTCAATCAAATCAATGCAAACACCGATGATAACGGCGATCATAACTCAAAAAATGATGTTGATGATTTTTTCAGGGCTTATTACAATAACAAATCCAAGCGCTTCATCATTGAGCCCACAAAGTCTGTCAATGGTTTTTCTGTTGCCATTCGCGATCATGGCACTAATTTCCCAGGGGTTTTTGGAATCAATAGCTTTTTTGAGGGGGATAGTGCGGCAAATATCGAACTCAATTACGCCTATCAAAAAGATGCGACAACCATCCGCACGTGGATGGCTCCTGTGACAGGGAATTTTGAGATTGCTAACATGATGCAGCAAATGCAATATGATGACATTGAGTTTTATGACAATAAATTTGATATCAAAAAGATGAAGCTTAGTGAATTTTATGAATTTATCGCAACAAAACTTGCTACAGATACTCAGAGTGCACAAACCACAATGAATACAAAAAAGGCACTTTTGGAATCTGCCAAAAAAGAACATTTGTCTATTTCGCAGGTAAGTGTAGATGAGGAAATGGTGAATTTGATCAAATTTCAGAGTGGTTATTCGGCCAATGCAAAGGTAATTACTGCTATTGATAAGATGATTGACACATTGCTAAGCATCAAGCAATGACACTGCACCAAAAGCTAGAATATCACTATCATCTGAGAAATGAAAATGAAGATTTTCT encodes:
- the flgK gene encoding flagellar hook-associated protein FlgK, which codes for MGGIFTSLGTSYTGLQANQLMVDVTGNNISNASNEFYSRERVLSAPEKSLLIGGNLVGRGVDIQAVQRIHNDFVFDRYSKAAEAYSFAETEFNHLEEASSFFPDVDDLGIMSDLKEYFNAWKDISKNPSYSAQKQVLAEKAKVFTQHLKDVRSKVVDLQKKASDDLEIRVKEINDIGAHIAKLNKEIKVMEDKEIYKRANTLRDQRDELEFKMRELLGGNVFKDKLASQGRLDRDSADFDEDYLFSIGRGLNIVDGGTFHPIVLQKDNNSAGLNRVYLQGYDFKPIEITDKLVSGKIGALIDLYNDGHNGTKVGKFQNYINMLDTFARSFIEASNAIYAQSATHRIESAPLELEDNVAFGDTNYNLKQGSFDLVVYDADGNEVVKKSVQISDITTMRDVVNQINANTDDNGDHNSKNDVDDFFRAYYNNKSKRFIIEPTKSVNGFSVAIRDHGTNFPGVFGINSFFEGDSAANIELNYAYQKDATTIRTWMAPVTGNFEIANMMQQMQYDDIEFYDNKFDIKKMKLSEFYEFIATKLATDTQSAQTTMNTKKALLESAKKEHLSISQVSVDEEMVNLIKFQSGYSANAKVITAIDKMIDTLLSIKQ